One region of uncultured Methanolobus sp. genomic DNA includes:
- a CDS encoding DUF2341 domain-containing protein, whose translation MFVSIMISSTVSGLEGFSNIQTISISPSADGTLTDYQISFDISYEPEMQTGFDDIRFTDKDGILLPYWIEEKINSSSAKVWVKVPKINGINGATVKMYYGNSTAVSKSDGEEVFEFFDDFSSSLDTDKWTTAYNTPDGGSCDVVTEDGKLKVSARGPSYAVQADAYAKTKDSFNFESTPLEIEYSADQVISSGEGAWWYSGFIFSNDTTMPHKYCGGSYVPDNGIAIRQPLDGYGSTGAAINVNSYVDSSSTSIYHTTDNPGSHKFNLIMDKENVTLYVDDVMVAENVEHNLVDYDSYIYFLRSSDQYIWNTQKWDNVIVRQHAFNEPTYSISETIDEASFSDDKIITISPSSDGTLTDYQMSFTITYEPEMQTDFDDLRFTDEYSIPIPYWIESMTNSSSAKVWVKVPEIKVTSGATIKMYYGNSTVESESNGDEVFEFFDDFSNGIDSNIWQSYIDGGTVSESDGIVRIASTSNDKDFAELISKNAYSFDNIFEVRAKVTEGSNDYHKIGVGSTFAANTWGVMNPTDNYIYQFRYTFPSPDRQHFCSKSNGNGTYTSSFIPLSSWKTISLSSHNNSSRLWHDGTLTSEISNQTYCPGPEDSGKIYLLAFSYATNSIIEADWVLVRKSCSNKLTYIITEGSASFNGLVATDMNTYMQWDWDAVIDADSYNVSLSDGWHNGTVSNTINDTSISAHGMSTIEVFGYNATYGLLSAPVSSYQVLANNPVTISGLTSSVNVVELETINVDVNYTDLDNDIAIFSCNRTDLFTDFNTSTGVGTWNTQIDDCGRYNVQFTVGDGYGSNDSYVVIYNISDYSVDIPNGTTDSNISVSFLEPGDYSMVQAGDSIDFILEARDNTTKFNLDGFSGYVELEGPGNVSEQFFLSNVNGNLSGEYFVEESDSDGVWYATATVYNSTLVFNESVIFFKTGSYIIQSYAESSAYITGQDINFTAIAFSADNFSQYLSVDDLNMSLELYPYNNSTSAFGPVGMQYDPDLHEFGYTVNSGSIGQGIYTAIVTGNDGNGNIENASMQIGVSDDFTVNVDVDSKYHDRAETVGIYGSAEYLDGTPMVNTSVSLLLDVDGFQRSYTVITNEAGNFTYDFEPLSNEAGTYLLDAYVTNNGIGRSANTDFVIYGLRLSPISSTVDMCENSTHGIQLELSNLGDTTLTGLFINLTDTDPADNVALVLNGSLPSELTPDESVPIWLNIEAGPLVTENSTFEVHIFSNQTECTANLTVNLFSDTPVLECQPENIEAGLNKNQTATKTMTLYNSGYGNLENVTLQYSGSQWFTITTDTHLGNIPSGENFSFDINLNSYNVGLGTYNDTVRVISDNHDDVQIDLTLYVTNLPSGSVNFNVSDSIGRQIPDANIILLNEETYDDYYGSTNSSGNALFTNLTVGKYLYDISSEGTNTLPQRGYLEVEPSPVADEIDVNLMMVFGDYYSSITPVTINDTYQVILNGTFETDVPIPVVVATPPKLVYDLEPGEEISGYFELSNYGLISAYNVSISTVSYEALLSSYDVSIVQASNEKMTIKPLVDNIDSLKAGSSVKIPFKIKINESAIKSEKLIGQFDITNNYVHYVNDRKVTTDSAVRIPVYVNIVTDVNLKVTPSCMWIKSIDDTLDPEAQLPITEKIDTVFVTAQNLETERNIVLSPGYGISLNFGKSISKDLIKSLSKYNIADVTVWTSQFDTPVISPNMTATLDLSKTSFSNPSLTLVGASIGGGVLGFLYGEMGLNVTENDVNYMNLASPYYTELKLIPIFKTSISGPISLINIFNNNSTNSSTNSSTNSSTQLNYSFTQISYDNQEMISVTAGLPYAISSTLDDSESDEGTIIWPDITPILLIDNPYSIVSETAHVKVKITIPQYVFMEREAFLFDAAVTNKDFNDEWENVSLDLNIRQNGTVVNDMFFVKTPTLSGINAINGSGVLSPSSSATAKWLIIPNTGTGGTNTEGENYTISTTISYSINGESYEMEMESFKFTVLPSPEMVLDYCIPANVEANESFKLMVVATNDGYGSANHFSIETSQPFIYENLSGLLIDFKITGSQLQGESRSNSLTVDFGNILPGESKIAAWDMVTTLDGEFTEFSGEYTHDAELGGEATSLIREINTYIIQGSVDGMEESYDYIMASKLNGEQYTLIDSSSGVSTTVQNTNYALVGNNTSSASLNVSLDTYANEWMIASIDDPFSNEVQIEKVVRTLDHSELPVQNSWLSGGKIFLLDYSNGSIDGNYTVKFEQADLQANFSANTTSGFEPLSVQFTDLSTDAETWAWDFGDGFNVSGTPAPTHVYVDNGVYNVTLTVTDEDGEIETDNLKITVNNVAPVCDAGSNQLADEGDVVSFFGNYSDNGTADTHTIVWDFGDGFNVSDALVPTHVYADNGVYNVTLIVIDDDGGIGTDTLEVTVNNVAPVCVAVSDQLVNEGDIVSFFGNYSDNGTADTHTIVWDFGDGFNVSDVLVPTHVYADNGVYNVTLIVIDDDGGIGTDTLEVTVNNVAPVCVAGSDQLVNEGDIVSFFGNYSDNGTFDTHTIVWDFGDGSNSSDTLTPEHVYSDDGTYNVTLAVIDDDGGIGTDTLEVIVLSSGERIVTVNLQDSLGLPLTGGIVTYYDGGWQEFGTTDEYGKVSKQLPVGNYNFRTFYNHASNIKYQNIGTNSTVIFSTVDASVELRDSNGNLLDNSSVQYYSGGWYDFGTFVNGSSHMELLPNNYNFRMNYDHASNTRYQNIGTNSTVVFSTVDTTVELRDSSGNLLNNGSVQYYSGGWYDFGTFVNGSSHMELLPNNYNFRMNYDHASNTRYQNIGANSTVVFSTVGTTVELRDSSGNLLNNGSVQYYSGGWYDFGTFANGSSHMELLPNNYNFRMNYDHASNTRYQNIGTNSTVVFSTVDTTVELRDSNGNLLNNGSVQYYSGGWYDFGTFVNGSSHMELLPNNYNFRMNYGHASNTMYQDIGTNSTVVFLTGKIISDSGTCTQYYSGGWQVFTNGMELLSGSYNFRFNDGTSDGYYSIEAGTVNTIY comes from the coding sequence ATGTTTGTTTCAATTATGATTTCATCTACAGTTTCAGGACTGGAAGGTTTCAGTAATATTCAAACTATCAGTATTTCTCCATCTGCTGATGGAACCCTGACAGACTATCAGATAAGCTTTGATATTTCTTATGAACCAGAGATGCAAACTGGTTTTGACGATATAAGGTTCACTGACAAGGATGGAATTCTGCTCCCTTACTGGATTGAAGAGAAGATAAATTCAAGTTCTGCAAAGGTATGGGTGAAGGTTCCAAAGATTAATGGAATTAATGGGGCAACTGTGAAGATGTACTATGGAAACTCGACGGCAGTTTCTAAATCTGACGGTGAAGAAGTATTTGAGTTCTTTGATGATTTTTCTTCTTCTCTTGACACAGATAAGTGGACCACGGCCTACAACACTCCTGATGGGGGGAGTTGCGATGTTGTTACGGAAGACGGAAAACTAAAAGTAAGTGCCAGAGGTCCATCATATGCTGTGCAGGCAGATGCATACGCAAAGACCAAAGATTCTTTTAATTTTGAAAGTACACCGTTAGAGATTGAATACTCTGCAGATCAGGTCATATCAAGTGGAGAAGGTGCATGGTGGTACTCAGGTTTTATCTTTTCAAATGATACAACGATGCCTCACAAATATTGTGGAGGAAGTTATGTACCTGATAATGGTATAGCTATACGTCAGCCATTGGATGGATATGGAAGTACAGGTGCAGCTATTAATGTGAATTCATATGTTGATAGCTCATCAACTTCAATATATCACACCACTGATAATCCAGGTTCACACAAATTCAATCTTATAATGGATAAAGAAAATGTGACGTTATATGTGGATGACGTAATGGTGGCAGAAAATGTAGAGCATAATCTCGTAGACTATGATTCGTATATCTATTTCCTGCGTTCGTCAGACCAATACATATGGAACACGCAGAAATGGGATAATGTCATAGTTAGGCAGCATGCTTTCAATGAACCTACATACTCGATTTCAGAAACTATTGATGAGGCTAGTTTCAGCGATGACAAAATCATCACCATCTCGCCGTCTTCTGATGGAACTCTGACAGATTACCAGATGAGTTTCACTATTACCTACGAACCAGAGATGCAAACGGATTTCGATGATCTTAGATTCACGGATGAATACAGCATACCGATTCCATACTGGATAGAGTCAATGACAAACTCAAGTTCTGCAAAGGTATGGGTGAAGGTACCTGAGATAAAGGTAACAAGTGGAGCAACTATCAAAATGTATTATGGTAATTCTACTGTTGAATCAGAATCTAATGGTGATGAAGTATTTGAGTTCTTTGATGATTTCAGTAATGGTATAGATTCCAATATTTGGCAATCATATATTGATGGGGGCACAGTATCTGAATCTGATGGAATAGTAAGAATAGCTAGCACTTCTAATGATAAGGATTTTGCTGAGTTAATCAGTAAAAACGCCTATTCATTTGATAATATATTTGAGGTTCGTGCGAAGGTTACAGAGGGTAGCAATGACTATCACAAAATAGGTGTTGGTTCAACATTTGCTGCAAACACTTGGGGTGTAATGAACCCTACTGATAATTATATTTACCAATTCAGGTATACATTTCCATCCCCTGACAGACAGCATTTTTGTTCCAAAAGCAATGGAAATGGTACTTATACATCATCTTTCATCCCTCTCAGCAGTTGGAAAACAATTTCGTTATCCAGCCACAATAATAGCTCAAGATTATGGCATGATGGGACGTTAACATCCGAGATATCAAACCAGACTTATTGCCCGGGACCAGAGGATTCCGGCAAAATTTACCTGCTTGCTTTTTCCTATGCTACTAATTCTATTATTGAAGCAGATTGGGTCTTGGTCAGGAAATCCTGTTCCAATAAACTGACCTACATCATAACAGAAGGATCTGCATCCTTTAATGGTCTTGTAGCAACTGACATGAATACTTACATGCAGTGGGATTGGGATGCAGTCATAGATGCAGATTCATATAATGTCAGTCTTTCTGATGGGTGGCATAACGGAACGGTAAGCAATACTATAAATGATACTTCAATCTCTGCCCATGGTATGTCCACAATTGAAGTGTTCGGTTACAATGCAACCTATGGATTGCTCTCAGCACCGGTAAGTAGCTATCAGGTACTTGCAAATAATCCAGTAACAATTTCTGGATTAACATCATCCGTTAATGTCGTGGAACTTGAAACCATCAACGTGGATGTTAATTACACTGATCTGGACAATGATATTGCAATTTTCTCATGTAACAGAACAGACTTATTTACTGATTTCAATACTTCAACGGGTGTGGGTACGTGGAACACTCAGATTGATGATTGTGGTAGGTATAATGTTCAATTTACAGTAGGCGATGGATACGGTAGCAATGATAGCTATGTAGTAATTTATAACATCAGTGATTATTCTGTAGATATACCGAATGGTACTACCGATTCAAACATCTCTGTCAGTTTCCTTGAGCCAGGTGATTATAGTATGGTCCAGGCTGGAGACAGTATAGATTTCATACTTGAAGCAAGGGACAATACCACTAAATTCAATCTTGATGGTTTTTCGGGCTATGTGGAATTAGAAGGACCCGGAAATGTGTCTGAACAGTTTTTCCTTTCGAATGTAAATGGTAATCTAAGTGGGGAATACTTTGTAGAAGAAAGTGATTCGGATGGTGTATGGTATGCAACCGCAACGGTTTATAACAGCACACTTGTCTTCAATGAATCTGTCATATTCTTCAAGACAGGTTCATACATAATCCAGTCATATGCCGAATCCAGTGCATACATAACAGGTCAGGATATTAATTTCACAGCAATCGCATTTTCAGCAGACAATTTCTCACAATATCTTTCTGTTGACGATCTGAACATGAGTCTGGAGTTATATCCATATAACAATTCTACATCTGCATTCGGTCCGGTTGGCATGCAATATGATCCTGATTTACATGAATTTGGTTATACTGTAAACTCCGGTTCAATTGGTCAGGGTATCTACACCGCAATAGTAACAGGCAATGATGGAAACGGTAACATAGAAAATGCAAGTATGCAGATTGGCGTTTCAGATGATTTCACTGTCAATGTAGATGTTGACAGTAAGTATCATGATCGTGCGGAAACGGTTGGAATTTATGGTTCTGCTGAATACTTAGATGGAACCCCAATGGTAAACACTTCAGTCAGTTTACTGCTGGATGTTGATGGTTTCCAGCGTTCATACACTGTTATCACCAATGAAGCCGGTAATTTCACATATGATTTCGAACCTCTAAGCAATGAAGCCGGTACATACTTGCTTGATGCTTATGTAACTAATAATGGAATAGGAAGATCTGCAAACACGGACTTCGTGATTTATGGTCTTCGCCTTAGCCCTATTTCATCCACAGTAGATATGTGTGAAAATTCCACACATGGTATCCAGTTAGAGCTAAGCAATCTGGGTGATACAACGTTGACCGGTCTATTCATCAACTTAACTGATACTGACCCTGCAGATAACGTGGCTTTGGTATTGAACGGATCGCTTCCATCCGAGCTTACTCCCGATGAAAGTGTTCCGATCTGGCTGAATATAGAGGCAGGTCCACTGGTTACTGAAAATTCAACATTTGAAGTTCATATATTCAGTAATCAAACAGAATGCACGGCAAACCTGACTGTGAATCTGTTTTCAGACACCCCGGTTTTAGAATGTCAGCCTGAAAATATTGAAGCTGGCCTTAACAAAAACCAGACCGCAACAAAGACAATGACTCTGTATAACAGTGGCTATGGCAACTTAGAGAATGTAACTTTACAATATTCAGGAAGCCAGTGGTTCACAATAACCACTGATACTCATTTAGGAAATATTCCGTCTGGTGAAAACTTCTCCTTTGATATCAACCTGAATTCCTACAATGTTGGTCTGGGAACTTACAACGATACAGTTCGGGTAATCAGTGACAACCATGATGATGTGCAGATCGATCTGACTCTATATGTCACAAACCTTCCTTCTGGAAGTGTAAATTTCAATGTGTCCGACAGTATTGGAAGGCAGATCCCTGATGCAAATATCATACTTCTCAACGAAGAAACCTATGATGACTATTATGGCAGCACAAATTCTTCAGGTAATGCCCTCTTTACAAACCTTACAGTTGGAAAATACTTATATGACATATCATCTGAGGGAACAAACACCCTTCCTCAAAGAGGATATTTAGAGGTTGAACCGTCTCCGGTAGCAGATGAAATTGATGTAAATCTTATGATGGTATTTGGGGATTACTATTCATCAATCACTCCTGTAACTATCAATGATACATATCAGGTAATCCTGAATGGAACATTTGAAACAGATGTTCCGATACCTGTGGTTGTTGCTACCCCTCCGAAGCTTGTTTACGATCTGGAACCCGGTGAAGAAATCTCCGGTTATTTCGAGCTTTCAAATTATGGGCTTATATCTGCTTATAATGTATCAATTTCTACAGTATCTTATGAAGCACTTCTATCTTCCTACGATGTTTCAATAGTTCAAGCCTCCAATGAAAAAATGACAATAAAACCTCTGGTGGATAATATTGATAGTCTCAAAGCAGGAAGCAGTGTCAAGATTCCTTTCAAGATCAAAATTAACGAATCTGCGATTAAATCCGAAAAATTAATAGGACAATTTGACATCACAAATAATTATGTTCACTATGTCAATGATAGAAAAGTAACAACTGATTCTGCAGTGCGGATTCCTGTATATGTTAATATTGTTACTGACGTTAATTTAAAAGTGACTCCTTCATGTATGTGGATTAAATCTATTGACGACACTTTGGATCCAGAAGCACAATTGCCTATAACTGAAAAAATAGATACTGTTTTTGTGACAGCACAGAATCTGGAAACTGAGAGAAATATAGTCTTAAGTCCTGGTTATGGCATATCTTTAAATTTTGGAAAATCAATTAGCAAAGATTTAATTAAAAGTTTATCAAAATATAATATTGCTGATGTAACTGTTTGGACAAGCCAATTTGACACTCCTGTAATATCTCCAAATATGACAGCTACATTGGACCTCAGCAAAACATCATTTTCCAATCCCTCTTTAACTTTGGTAGGTGCATCGATTGGGGGTGGTGTTCTTGGATTTTTATATGGAGAGATGGGGCTCAATGTTACAGAAAATGATGTTAATTATATGAATCTTGCCTCGCCCTATTACACGGAACTGAAGTTAATTCCTATATTTAAAACGTCCATAAGTGGTCCCATTAGTCTTATTAATATTTTCAATAATAATTCTACTAATAGTTCCACTAACAGCTCAACTAATAGCTCTACACAGCTTAATTATTCATTTACACAGATTAGCTATGATAATCAAGAGATGATTTCTGTTACCGCAGGTCTTCCATACGCAATTAGTTCAACTTTAGATGATAGTGAATCTGATGAGGGAACCATCATCTGGCCTGATATCACTCCTATATTGCTCATTGATAATCCATATTCCATAGTGAGTGAAACAGCGCATGTGAAAGTAAAGATAACCATCCCTCAATATGTATTCATGGAGAGAGAAGCCTTCCTGTTTGATGCAGCAGTCACTAATAAAGATTTCAATGATGAATGGGAAAATGTCAGTTTAGATCTGAATATTCGACAGAATGGAACCGTAGTTAATGATATGTTCTTTGTCAAAACTCCTACATTGAGTGGTATAAACGCTATAAATGGGTCTGGAGTACTTTCTCCCTCTTCATCTGCAACTGCAAAGTGGTTAATAATACCTAACACAGGTACCGGTGGAACGAATACTGAAGGAGAGAACTATACAATTTCAACAACGATATCCTACAGTATCAATGGGGAATCATATGAAATGGAAATGGAAAGTTTCAAATTTACTGTACTTCCTTCCCCGGAAATGGTTCTTGATTATTGTATTCCTGCTAATGTAGAGGCTAATGAATCTTTCAAATTGATGGTTGTGGCTACGAATGATGGTTATGGATCAGCAAACCATTTTTCAATTGAAACATCACAGCCTTTCATTTATGAAAATCTCTCAGGTCTTTTGATTGATTTCAAGATAACTGGAAGCCAGTTACAGGGTGAATCACGAAGTAATTCTCTGACAGTTGATTTTGGTAATATCCTTCCGGGAGAAAGTAAGATTGCTGCGTGGGATATGGTCACAACTCTTGATGGGGAATTTACCGAATTTTCAGGAGAATACACCCACGATGCAGAACTCGGTGGAGAGGCAACATCCCTGATACGGGAAATTAACACATACATTATCCAGGGTTCTGTAGATGGAATGGAGGAGAGTTATGACTACATTATGGCAAGTAAGCTTAATGGAGAACAATATACACTAATTGATTCATCTAGCGGTGTTTCCACAACAGTTCAAAATACAAACTATGCACTTGTTGGAAATAACACTTCCAGTGCAAGTCTGAACGTCAGTCTGGATACATATGCCAATGAGTGGATGATAGCTTCAATCGATGATCCGTTTAGCAATGAAGTCCAGATTGAAAAAGTTGTACGAACTTTAGATCACAGTGAGCTTCCTGTGCAGAATAGCTGGTTGTCAGGCGGTAAAATATTCCTGTTGGATTACAGTAATGGAAGTATTGATGGGAATTACACTGTTAAGTTCGAACAGGCTGACCTGCAAGCCAATTTCTCTGCCAACACAACTTCAGGTTTTGAACCGCTGTCAGTTCAGTTCACTGATCTGTCCACAGATGCAGAAACTTGGGCCTGGGACTTCGGCGATGGTTTTAATGTATCCGGTACACCTGCTCCTACTCATGTTTATGTCGATAATGGTGTATACAACGTTACTTTGACTGTAACTGATGAGGATGGGGAAATCGAAACTGATAATCTGAAAATAACCGTTAACAACGTTGCTCCTGTCTGCGATGCCGGTTCCAACCAGCTTGCTGATGAAGGCGATGTTGTTTCATTCTTCGGAAACTACAGTGATAACGGTACTGCCGACACACATACAATTGTGTGGGATTTCGGTGACGGTTTTAATGTATCTGATGCACTTGTTCCAACTCATGTTTATGCCGATAACGGTGTATACAACGTCACTTTGATTGTAATTGATGATGACGGTGGAATCGGAACCGATACTCTGGAAGTAACTGTCAACAACGTTGCTCCTGTCTGTGTTGCCGTTTCTGATCAACTTGTCAACGAAGGCGATATTGTTTCATTCTTCGGAAACTACAGTGATAACGGTACTGCCGACACACATACAATTGTATGGGATTTCGGTGACGGCTTTAATGTATCTGATGTACTTGTTCCAACCCATGTTTATGCCGATAACGGTGTATACAACGTCACTTTGATTGTAATTGATGATGACGGTGGAATCGGAACCGATACTCTGGAAGTAACTGTCAACAACGTTGCTCCTGTCTGTGTTGCCGGTTCTGATCAACTTGTCAACGAAGGCGATATTGTTTCATTCTTCGGAAACTACAGTGATAACGGTACTTTCGATACTCATACAATCGTGTGGGATTTTGGTGACGGCAGTAATTCTTCAGATACCTTGACTCCGGAACATGTTTATTCGGATGATGGAACCTATAACGTTACTCTGGCTGTGATAGATGATGACGGCGGGATTGGAACTGATACTCTGGAAGTAATAGTTTTATCAAGCGGTGAAAGAATTGTAACTGTAAATTTACAGGATAGTTTGGGATTGCCTCTCACAGGAGGAATTGTCACATACTATGATGGTGGCTGGCAGGAATTTGGAACTACTGATGAGTATGGCAAAGTTAGCAAACAGCTACCAGTTGGAAATTACAACTTCAGAACGTTCTACAACCATGCTTCTAATATCAAATACCAGAATATTGGAACTAATTCCACTGTTATTTTCTCTACTGTTGATGCAAGTGTCGAATTAAGGGATAGTAATGGTAATTTGCTGGATAATAGCAGTGTCCAGTATTATTCCGGTGGCTGGTATGATTTTGGCACTTTTGTCAATGGCAGTTCTCACATGGAATTGTTACCTAACAATTACAATTTCAGAATGAACTATGACCATGCTTCTAACACCAGGTACCAGAATATCGGAACTAATTCCACTGTTGTTTTCTCTACAGTAGATACAACTGTTGAATTAAGAGATAGCAGTGGTAATTTGCTGAATAATGGTAGTGTCCAGTATTATTCTGGTGGCTGGTATGATTTTGGAACATTTGTCAATGGTAGTTCTCACATGGAATTGTTACCTAATAATTACAACTTCAGAATGAACTATGACCATGCTTCTAACACCAGGTACCAGAATATCGGAGCTAATTCCACTGTTGTTTTCTCTACAGTCGGTACAACTGTTGAATTAAGGGATAGCAGTGGTAATTTGCTGAACAATGGTAGTGTCCAGTATTATTCCGGTGGCTGGTATGATTTTGGAACATTTGCCAATGGTAGTTCTCACATGGAATTGTTACCTAATAATTACAACTTCAGAATGAACTATGACCATGCTTCTAACACCAGGTACCAGAATATCGGAACTAATTCCACTGTTGTTTTCTCTACAGTCGACACAACTGTTGAATTAAGGGATAGCAATGGTAATTTGCTGAACAATGGTTCTGTTCAATATTATTCTGGTGGCTGGTATGATTTTGGAACATTTGTCAATGGTAGCTCCCATATGGAATTGTTACCCAACAATTACAATTTCAGAATGAACTATGGACATGCTTCTAATACCATGTATCAGGATATTGGCACTAATTCAACTGTAGTATTTTTAACCGGTAAAATAATTTCGGATTCAGGTACATGCACTCAATATTATTCTGGAGGCTGGCAAGTGTTCACCAATGGTATGGAATTACTTTCAGGATCATATAACTTCAGATTTAATGATGGAACATCAGATGGATATTACAGTATAGAAGCTGGCACTGTTAACACTATATATTAG
- the pfkC gene encoding ADP-specific phosphofructokinase gives MEIEEWEKRYVEAVSNVKSELLNVQGVFVAYNSNVDAMKHVREENIKSLIRIVGFEKIREKIIAYPREINEPADFLARLIIAMRDGKAAEVPTYTSDLHEWLMDNMVFDSARMGGQAGIISNLLANLGVENVITYVPWLSKDQSEYFVDSPNLKHPVIENGKLFLKHPKDAYDPDQKPKINWILEFSKGVRFRCSGEEFVVPRDNRLIVSSRPKWLRIDMNPEMYEQLSGIRENIDGAILSGYQMIKEEYDDGTTYKDYVKRAVNVIERLKGCNPQMRLHVEFTSIQNKVIRKALLTDIVKKHVTSLGLDTVEVANALNVLGYEELAYSVINKGENSIVSLYEGAAMLLKELELQRVHIHSLGFYICVVSKDHPLDADAHRQALLFASAVAATQAATGNIESIDDIDIGLSVPVYDQGYRDLIELEKHLVRSNICSAADFEDGCISALDHDLIIVPSKVVKDPVATVGIGDAISAGAFIALLAKMPKINICRVME, from the coding sequence ATGGAGATTGAGGAATGGGAGAAACGCTACGTTGAAGCCGTTTCCAACGTAAAGAGTGAGCTTTTGAACGTGCAGGGTGTCTTTGTGGCTTATAACAGCAATGTTGATGCCATGAAACATGTCCGGGAAGAGAACATTAAAAGTCTCATCAGGATTGTAGGATTTGAAAAAATAAGAGAGAAAATAATCGCATATCCACGTGAGATCAATGAACCGGCAGATTTTTTAGCGAGACTTATAATCGCAATGCGTGACGGGAAGGCTGCCGAAGTTCCGACTTATACCTCCGACCTTCATGAATGGTTAATGGACAACATGGTCTTTGACTCTGCACGCATGGGTGGTCAGGCGGGAATAATTTCAAACTTACTTGCAAATCTTGGCGTAGAGAATGTCATAACTTATGTTCCCTGGTTATCAAAGGATCAGTCTGAATATTTTGTAGATTCTCCTAACCTTAAACATCCTGTAATAGAGAACGGAAAACTATTTCTCAAGCATCCAAAAGATGCATATGACCCGGATCAGAAACCCAAGATAAACTGGATACTTGAATTCTCAAAAGGTGTACGTTTCAGATGCTCAGGTGAAGAATTTGTAGTTCCAAGAGATAATCGCCTTATAGTTTCATCAAGGCCTAAATGGTTGCGCATTGATATGAATCCTGAAATGTATGAGCAACTTTCCGGTATAAGGGAAAACATAGACGGAGCCATACTTTCAGGTTACCAGATGATCAAGGAAGAATATGATGACGGTACCACATACAAGGATTATGTGAAACGTGCTGTCAATGTCATAGAACGCCTGAAAGGCTGCAATCCTCAGATGCGCCTTCATGTGGAATTCACATCCATACAGAACAAGGTCATCCGAAAAGCTCTACTCACAGATATTGTGAAAAAGCACGTAACATCTCTTGGTCTTGACACCGTGGAAGTTGCAAACGCTCTCAATGTCCTTGGTTACGAGGAACTTGCATATTCTGTGATCAATAAAGGTGAGAACAGCATAGTTTCACTTTACGAAGGCGCAGCAATGTTACTCAAAGAACTGGAGCTTCAGAGAGTGCATATCCATTCTCTAGGATTCTACATATGTGTGGTTTCAAAAGACCATCCACTTGATGCCGATGCACATCGTCAGGCACTACTATTCGCATCAGCCGTAGCAGCTACACAGGCTGCAACGGGCAACATTGAAAGTATCGATGACATAGATATTGGTCTTAGTGTGCCGGTTTATGATCAGGGTTACCGGGACCTTATAGAACTTGAAAAACACCTCGTCAGGAGTAACATATGTTCTGCCGCAGATTTCGAGGACGGTTGCATAAGTGCGCTGGATCATGATCTTATAATCGTTCCTTCCAAGGTTGTAAAAGACCCTGTTGCAACTGTAGGAATCGGAGATGCTATCTCAGCAGGTGCATTCATTGCTTTACTGGCAAAAATGCCAAAAATAAACATATGCAGGGTAATGGAGTAA